A genome region from Hydrogenoanaerobacterium saccharovorans includes the following:
- the murG gene encoding undecaprenyldiphospho-muramoylpentapeptide beta-N-acetylglucosaminyltransferase encodes MRILFACGGTAGHINPALAVAQLIRQKHPEAAVLFVGNPTGMEARLVREEGFDFAPIQIKGFQRQLNWHNIQNNIRAIIYLTTASARAKKIIEDFNPDVVMGTGGYVSGPVVREAARLQYKTITHEQNAFPGVTTKLLSRYVDKVLLAVPEAEQYLNPKCKYVVTGNPIRQDIIFANRENARKKMGIGNRVCLLSFGGSNGARAINESIARLMAWHCKTGEIYHIHATGRYGVDLLPDLLNKQGIQNYKQYPNLDIREYISDMPVCLAAADLVISRAGALTLSELQAAGKASILIPSPNVASNHQYYNAMVLQNADAACVIEEKNLTGERLVDTVKDMIADRSRLTQLGRNASKIAILDSNERIYNEIMSLIQKSK; translated from the coding sequence ATGAGAATCTTGTTTGCTTGCGGCGGCACAGCGGGGCATATCAACCCCGCCCTTGCAGTTGCACAATTAATCCGTCAAAAACACCCCGAAGCAGCGGTGCTGTTTGTGGGCAACCCCACGGGGATGGAGGCACGTTTGGTTCGAGAAGAGGGGTTCGATTTTGCCCCTATTCAAATCAAAGGGTTTCAGCGCCAGCTAAATTGGCATAATATCCAAAACAATATACGGGCAATTATTTACCTCACTACAGCTTCAGCCCGCGCCAAAAAGATAATTGAAGATTTTAACCCCGATGTTGTTATGGGTACAGGCGGTTATGTCAGCGGACCGGTAGTGCGCGAAGCAGCAAGGCTGCAATATAAAACCATTACGCACGAGCAAAATGCTTTTCCCGGCGTTACCACAAAGCTGCTCAGCCGTTATGTAGATAAAGTTTTACTTGCGGTGCCTGAGGCGGAACAATATCTTAACCCCAAATGCAAATACGTTGTGACGGGTAACCCTATACGTCAGGACATTATTTTTGCCAACCGAGAAAATGCCCGTAAAAAAATGGGGATTGGCAACCGCGTGTGTCTGCTCTCGTTTGGGGGCAGCAACGGCGCGCGGGCAATTAACGAGTCCATCGCCCGTTTAATGGCATGGCACTGCAAAACAGGTGAAATCTATCATATCCATGCCACAGGCAGGTATGGTGTCGATTTACTCCCAGACCTTTTAAATAAGCAAGGCATTCAAAATTATAAGCAATACCCCAACCTCGACATTCGCGAGTACATATCGGACATGCCGGTTTGCTTAGCGGCTGCCGACCTTGTTATTTCTCGTGCGGGTGCCCTTACATTAAGTGAGCTGCAGGCCGCGGGTAAAGCATCTATTCTTATTCCATCACCCAATGTTGCATCAAACCACCAGTATTACAATGCAATGGTTTTGCAAAATGCCGATGCAGCTTGTGTAATTGAAGAAAAAAACCTTACCGGCGAACGATTGGTTGATACGGTGAAAGATATGATTGCCGACCGAAGCCGATTGACTCAGCTCGGGAGAAATGCCTCAAAAATAGCGATTTTAGATTCCAACGAACGCATTTATAATGAAATTATGTCATTGATTCAAAAATCCAAATAA
- the murA gene encoding UDP-N-acetylglucosamine 1-carboxyvinyltransferase gives MQKYLIQGGSRLTGDIQVQGAKNSSLPILAAALVSTGESVLHNCPNLLDTEYAIKILEYLGCKCYREGGTVTVDTTSVTQCEVPDRLMREMRSSIIFLGAIASRCKKCRLSFPGGCEIGQRPIDLHLSALQQMGMQIEEDHGYLNCSVDKGFHGANILLSFPSVGATENIILAAVKAKGTTVITNAAREPEIVDLANYLNRCGAKISGAGEGTITIEGVETMQPCEYTIIPDRIVATTYLAGAAMTGGNIRLTGIDCRHLESILPVFEEAGCSVRRYNDAVSLSCNHKLSSVKLIRTMPYPGFPTDAQAPLMAMMSIAQGTTVFVENIFENRYKHAVELQRMGAHIKVEGRVAIVEGIRTLHSAEVNATDLRGGAALVLAALAAEGTTEVMNVHYVDRGYEQLERQLNLLGANISRISCGDQA, from the coding sequence ATGCAGAAATATTTGATTCAGGGCGGCAGCCGACTTACCGGTGATATCCAAGTTCAAGGCGCTAAAAACAGCAGTTTGCCCATACTGGCAGCTGCGCTGGTTTCAACAGGCGAATCGGTGCTCCATAACTGCCCCAATCTTTTGGACACAGAATATGCAATTAAGATTTTGGAGTATCTAGGCTGTAAATGCTACCGTGAGGGCGGCACGGTTACAGTGGACACCACTTCCGTTACACAATGTGAGGTACCTGACCGCTTAATGCGAGAAATGCGCTCCTCCATAATTTTTCTGGGAGCAATTGCTTCACGCTGTAAAAAATGCAGACTTAGTTTTCCCGGCGGGTGCGAGATAGGACAACGCCCCATAGACCTGCACCTTTCTGCTTTGCAGCAAATGGGTATGCAGATTGAAGAAGACCACGGCTACTTAAATTGCAGCGTGGATAAAGGATTTCATGGCGCTAATATTTTGCTTTCGTTCCCCAGTGTGGGTGCAACCGAGAATATTATTCTCGCAGCGGTGAAAGCAAAAGGGACGACCGTTATCACCAACGCTGCACGTGAACCCGAAATTGTAGATTTGGCAAATTACTTAAACCGCTGCGGGGCAAAAATTAGCGGTGCAGGCGAGGGCACAATCACGATTGAGGGCGTAGAAACCATGCAGCCTTGCGAGTATACCATTATACCCGATCGAATTGTGGCTACCACATATCTGGCAGGTGCTGCGATGACGGGAGGCAATATCCGGCTTACGGGGATTGATTGCCGTCATCTGGAATCGATTCTGCCTGTGTTTGAAGAAGCCGGATGCTCTGTCCGCCGCTACAACGACGCAGTCAGTCTTTCGTGCAATCATAAGCTTTCATCGGTAAAACTCATCCGTACTATGCCTTATCCCGGTTTCCCAACCGATGCTCAAGCACCATTGATGGCGATGATGAGTATTGCACAGGGTACAACTGTGTTTGTTGAAAACATTTTTGAAAACCGCTATAAACACGCCGTAGAATTACAGCGTATGGGGGCACATATTAAGGTAGAAGGCAGAGTGGCAATCGTTGAAGGAATACGCACATTGCACAGTGCCGAAGTAAATGCAACCGACCTGCGCGGCGGTGCAGCACTTGTTTTGGCGGCACTGGCAGCAGAGGGTACTACTGAGGTGATGAATGTACATTATGTCGACAGAGGATATGAACAGTTAGAACGCCAGCTTAATTTGCTTGGTGCAAATATTTCGAGAATTTCTTGCGGAGATCAGGCGTAA
- a CDS encoding cell division protein FtsQ/DivIB: MQNTRSKKQKGQRTRQSNVRPQNAPRMRGDVYAAQQQSRAQNSKRHKLKRRGNNALLYIMVLILMLTVGVVLIFTVFFKVINIEVVGLSRYSKQDVIKTSGIVEGVNMFRLDRKGIEDALVKKYSYFEAVHLKYGLPDTITIKVMEAEPAGAIQQGETYILISSSGRVLETDVTELMSGLPIIKGFNALQLSQGSTIEDMLRKMRKEAAAKGDPKEGDTAEMRQAKQDAQRAAEQAVSNLSSQMDVMKAFLQTVGITGFTQVNYVDLSDKFNLVVGYNGKIIVEFGSEAELAYKIQCVQKVIDEKLADTFEGKIDASYPGRVRVRRLSLQAQDMTEDEYAEYLYEQNGGEQPEASDERSAESSLSTDESNSGSTSQNSKPDVSSSDEASDASSEEDDANSESESEYNSQGLPEIG, translated from the coding sequence ATGCAAAATACAAGAAGTAAAAAGCAAAAAGGGCAGCGAACGCGACAGAGCAATGTCCGGCCGCAAAATGCTCCGCGTATGCGGGGCGACGTTTACGCCGCGCAGCAGCAAAGCCGGGCACAAAACTCTAAACGCCATAAACTAAAACGTCGCGGAAACAATGCGCTGCTTTATATTATGGTACTGATTTTGATGCTTACTGTTGGTGTTGTACTGATCTTCACCGTGTTTTTTAAGGTGATAAACATTGAGGTAGTCGGGCTCAGCCGCTACAGCAAACAGGATGTTATCAAGACTTCGGGTATTGTGGAAGGCGTAAACATGTTTCGGCTTGACCGAAAGGGAATCGAAGATGCCCTAGTGAAAAAATACAGTTATTTTGAAGCAGTGCATCTTAAATATGGGTTACCCGATACGATAACTATAAAGGTGATGGAAGCTGAACCGGCAGGTGCAATACAGCAGGGCGAAACTTACATACTCATATCTTCGTCGGGGAGGGTGCTTGAGACAGACGTTACCGAGCTTATGTCGGGATTGCCTATTATAAAAGGTTTTAATGCGCTGCAATTAAGCCAGGGCAGCACAATTGAAGATATGCTTCGCAAAATGCGCAAAGAAGCAGCTGCAAAGGGTGACCCAAAAGAAGGCGATACGGCAGAGATGCGGCAGGCAAAACAAGATGCTCAGCGAGCCGCTGAACAGGCGGTAAGCAACCTATCTTCTCAAATGGACGTGATGAAAGCCTTTCTGCAAACAGTTGGCATAACCGGATTTACTCAGGTAAATTACGTTGATTTGAGTGATAAATTCAATTTGGTTGTTGGGTATAACGGTAAAATAATAGTTGAATTTGGTTCTGAGGCGGAACTCGCCTACAAGATACAATGCGTACAAAAAGTGATTGATGAAAAACTTGCTGATACCTTCGAGGGTAAAATCGATGCTTCCTATCCGGGAAGGGTGCGTGTACGCCGATTAAGCCTGCAGGCGCAAGATATGACAGAAGATGAGTACGCCGAGTATCTTTACGAACAGAACGGCGGCGAGCAGCCGGAAGCTTCGGATGAACGCTCAGCTGAGAGCAGCTTGAGCACGGATGAAAGCAATTCCGGCAGCACCTCGCAAAACAGCAAGCCGGATGTTTCATCTTCGGATGAAGCGTCTGATGCAAGCAGTGAGGAGGATGACGCGAACAGTGAAAGTGAGTCGGAATATAATTCGCAAGGGCTGCCCGAAATAGGGTAG
- the ftsZ gene encoding cell division protein FtsZ, with product MFNNFSIDMEYDNCVSIKVLGVGGGGGNAVNRMIQSGMQGVDFVSVNTDHQALIFSQAAQKIQIGEKLTKGRGAGGDPEKGQRAAEESRDEVAAALKGTSMVFITAGMGGGTGTGAAPVIAEIAKEMDILTVGVVTKPFNFEGKRRAEQAEMGITALKEQVDALVVIPNERLKTVSDQKISLANAFLMADDVVRQGVQSISDLINVTGVVNLDFADVTAIMKDAGFAHMGVGRASGKDKAKLAAQAAISSPLLETSINGAHGVIVNFTVSPDIDLEEIDVASSMIHESTHPDVNLIWGVAYDDTLNDEMKVTVIATGFEENLMDIPYVFKSTPNEAAVNSRTATATQARPVVQEVPPAPAPEPIKEEDDDTDFFDIMKIFNQKN from the coding sequence ATGTTTAACAATTTCAGCATTGATATGGAATACGACAATTGTGTGTCGATTAAAGTGCTCGGGGTGGGCGGCGGCGGCGGTAATGCGGTCAATCGCATGATCCAGTCCGGCATGCAGGGTGTTGACTTCGTATCTGTCAATACCGATCATCAGGCGCTTATCTTTTCACAAGCAGCGCAAAAAATTCAAATAGGCGAAAAGCTTACAAAGGGCAGAGGTGCCGGCGGCGACCCTGAAAAAGGTCAGCGCGCGGCGGAGGAAAGCCGTGATGAGGTTGCAGCTGCACTGAAGGGTACCAGTATGGTATTTATCACTGCAGGTATGGGCGGCGGCACCGGAACAGGTGCAGCGCCGGTTATTGCTGAGATTGCAAAAGAAATGGACATCCTCACGGTTGGTGTTGTAACCAAGCCCTTTAATTTTGAGGGTAAACGCAGAGCCGAGCAGGCTGAAATGGGCATCACTGCTCTTAAAGAACAAGTGGATGCCTTGGTTGTGATTCCAAATGAACGGTTGAAAACTGTATCGGACCAGAAAATCTCGCTTGCAAATGCGTTTTTAATGGCGGATGATGTGGTACGCCAAGGCGTACAGAGTATCTCTGATTTGATTAATGTTACCGGTGTGGTCAACTTGGACTTTGCGGACGTTACCGCTATTATGAAAGACGCCGGCTTTGCCCACATGGGCGTTGGCCGCGCATCGGGTAAAGACAAGGCAAAACTTGCTGCACAAGCGGCAATATCCAGCCCTCTGCTCGAAACTTCCATCAACGGTGCGCATGGCGTAATCGTAAACTTTACTGTTTCACCCGATATTGATTTGGAAGAGATCGATGTGGCATCCTCTATGATTCATGAGTCTACTCACCCCGATGTAAACCTGATTTGGGGTGTTGCTTACGATGACACTCTCAACGATGAAATGAAGGTTACTGTGATTGCCACAGGCTTTGAAGAAAATCTGATGGATATCCCCTATGTGTTTAAATCAACCCCCAACGAGGCTGCGGTGAACTCGCGTACGGCAACCGCAACACAGGCAAGGCCGGTTGTGCAGGAGGTACCGCCTGCACCTGCACCGGAGCCGATAAAAGAAGAGGATGATGATACCGACTTCTTTGATATTATGAAGATATTCAACCAGAAAAATTAG
- a CDS encoding M23 family metallopeptidase, whose amino-acid sequence MRVNNKTYASVIIFLAVCITVSVLSLGTKTAMVINNKESEEKKDFIKWAEFNVPASALDKAYKAAIKANEEELDLDMPRILGYLAATYWGNWKSYKSSDVDKLLERIRSGENLTEMAAKYKDYNYFRKTYDAVLGGMVGDYAIELPDETGNLRWVEKYGLKAYLPVAEGFSFGHCDDFGNSRSFGYRRRHLGNDLMGTVGTPIIAVESGTVEVMGWNRYGGWRIGIRSFNSQRYYYYAHLRKNKPFQPDLKEGDTVQGGDVIGYLGMTGYSNKENVNGMNVPHLHFGLQLIFDESQKDGNGEIWVDVYQLVNFLARNRSTVERDSDTGFYKRKYNYIDYTAQGDHPPIPKANASE is encoded by the coding sequence TTGCGTGTTAATAATAAGACTTATGCGAGTGTTATAATCTTTCTGGCGGTGTGCATTACAGTTTCCGTTTTGTCTTTAGGCACAAAAACGGCGATGGTGATAAACAATAAAGAAAGCGAAGAAAAAAAAGACTTTATAAAGTGGGCAGAGTTTAATGTTCCTGCATCGGCGTTGGATAAAGCATATAAGGCAGCAATTAAAGCCAACGAAGAAGAACTTGACCTGGATATGCCCCGTATTTTAGGTTATCTGGCTGCTACCTACTGGGGCAATTGGAAGTCTTACAAAAGCTCCGATGTGGATAAGCTTTTGGAGCGCATCCGTTCAGGCGAAAATCTTACAGAAATGGCTGCCAAGTATAAAGATTACAATTATTTTCGCAAAACATACGATGCCGTATTAGGGGGGATGGTGGGTGACTACGCCATAGAGCTGCCCGATGAAACCGGTAATTTAAGGTGGGTAGAAAAATATGGGCTTAAGGCGTATTTGCCTGTTGCAGAAGGCTTCAGCTTTGGCCACTGCGACGATTTCGGCAACTCTCGCTCATTTGGCTACCGCAGGCGGCATTTGGGCAACGACTTGATGGGGACCGTTGGCACACCGATTATTGCAGTAGAATCGGGTACGGTTGAGGTAATGGGGTGGAACCGCTACGGAGGCTGGCGCATCGGTATCCGCAGTTTTAACAGCCAGCGTTACTATTACTATGCACATCTGCGTAAGAATAAACCATTTCAGCCCGACCTTAAAGAAGGGGATACAGTGCAAGGCGGAGATGTTATTGGGTATTTGGGTATGACCGGTTACTCGAATAAAGAAAATGTGAATGGTATGAACGTACCTCATCTGCACTTTGGTTTACAGCTTATCTTTGATGAATCGCAGAAAGATGGGAACGGTGAGATTTGGGTAGATGTATACCAGCTGGTGAATTTTCTTGCGCGCAACCGCAGTACGGTAGAGCGTGACAGCGACACCGGATTTTATAAGCGTAAGTATAATTATATCGACTACACTGCACAGGGTGACCACCCACCTATACCAAAAGCAAACGCATCGGAATAA
- a CDS encoding YdcF family protein, producing the protein MKKIVRVFCYGFCAVVLFFALIPSLIYGIWNLSVAAMLLFTIAFGSYVYFYNSIKAKWRKLINILWTLGGTVAVCLLTLMLHAAYFSPPAVANPPETVLILGAKIKGDQPSLMLSRRLTAAADYLHSNPHAVAVVSGGLGEGQTYTESAVMKQYLIQQGVEAKRIYEENASGNTSQNLKLCAKVIVQNNLDTNVVICTDGFHQFRASLFAKRNGLSPSAISSNTPWGLVPMYYVREWAGLVKAVVLGT; encoded by the coding sequence ATGAAAAAAATTGTTCGCGTGTTTTGCTATGGTTTCTGTGCAGTGGTACTATTTTTCGCTCTCATTCCATCTCTAATCTACGGAATTTGGAATCTATCTGTTGCAGCTATGCTGCTGTTTACAATTGCATTTGGCAGTTATGTATATTTTTATAACAGTATTAAAGCAAAATGGCGCAAGCTTATCAACATACTCTGGACATTGGGCGGCACTGTTGCAGTATGCCTACTAACACTGATGCTGCATGCGGCTTACTTTTCTCCTCCCGCCGTTGCCAACCCGCCCGAAACCGTACTTATATTGGGGGCAAAAATTAAAGGAGACCAACCGAGCCTGATGCTGAGCCGACGGCTGACGGCTGCTGCCGATTACCTGCACAGCAACCCTCATGCGGTGGCTGTGGTATCCGGCGGGCTCGGCGAAGGACAAACCTATACCGAAAGTGCAGTGATGAAACAATATCTCATTCAGCAAGGGGTTGAGGCAAAACGAATCTATGAAGAGAATGCTTCGGGCAATACAAGCCAAAACCTTAAGCTTTGTGCAAAGGTAATAGTACAAAACAATCTCGATACCAATGTCGTAATCTGCACAGATGGTTTCCATCAATTTCGCGCCTCTCTTTTTGCAAAGCGCAACGGGCTTTCGCCCTCGGCAATTTCATCTAATACGCCTTGGGGGCTGGTGCCGATGTACTACGTGCGCGAATGGGCAGGGCTTGTAAAAGCGGTTGTGCTGGGGACATAA